From one Perca fluviatilis chromosome 10, GENO_Pfluv_1.0, whole genome shotgun sequence genomic stretch:
- the lcp2b gene encoding lymphocyte cytosolic protein 2 isoform X1 has protein sequence MRYPRETSMSLNNAPSKVEVMGWNPQSLADYMRRLRLSGCDKFVIKGSITGAQFMQMTAHELQGFPSLYVQIITKIQSDINKGEQKRVFGHTSKAQKHPKQVFVQKEEVWDSDEFDNDSDHDYEGPHQEGGEDSDIYALNEPQTAEQRDSDKTYEENCERPSSEDIMRPPPAPRGDTLQNNPVNEPIPAERTSKLPHPRPPRMTPQRPLKALASQPNLHVDRSKKPGQCGPSQTDLTKPKGSAVKAPGSSTSEIFKPRVPRPTDVANRASKLIPLPPVPTQPAKVNNSIPGPSEGLDPSWYVGKVTRHQAEVALREVNKDGAFVVRDSSQGAVEHPYTLMLLKQGKVYNIMIRNQGNSYSLGTGLKNTKSFPGVKEMITQHTHTPLLLIDATDQSSEAQSQCCLLHPAGL, from the exons ATGCGATACCCACGAGAGACAAGCATGAGTTTAAACAATGCTCCCTCTAAAGTGGAAGTGATGGGATGGAATCCCCAAAGTCTAGCTGACTACATGAGGAGG CTTAGGTTATCAGGCTGCGACAAATTTGTGATAAAGGGCAGCATAACTGGAGCACAGTTCATG CAAATGACTGCGCATGAACTTCAAGGGTTCCCCAGCCTTTATGTCCA AATAATTACTAAGATCCAAAGTGATATCAACAAGGGGGAACAGAAGAGGGTCTTCGGTCATAC aTCAAAGGCACAAAAGCACCCAAAACAAG TATTTGTACAGAAGGAAGAAGTTTGGGACTCTGATGAGTTC GACAATGACAGTGATCATGACTATGAAGGTCCACACCAGGAGGGGGGGGAAGACAGCGACATCTATGCTCTGAATGAGCCACAAACAGCTGAGCAACGAGACAGCGACAAGACCTATGAAGAGAACTGCGAGAGGCCTTCCTCTGAGGACATAATGAGGCCACCTCCAGCTCCAAGAGGGGATACACTTCAGAACA ATCCGGTTAATGAGCCAATCCCTGCTGAAAGGACCTCAAAACTTCCACACCCCCGCCCACCAAGAATGACCCCTCAGAGACCTCTAAAAGCACTAG CCAGCCAACCCAATCTGCACGTTGACAGGAGCAAGAAGCCTGGGCAATGTGGCCCATCCCAGACAGACCTTACAAAACCAA AGGGGAGCGCTGTCAAGGCTCCTGGCTCATCCACAAGCGAGATCTTTAAACCAAGAGTTCCCAGACCTACAGATGTGGCCAACAG AGCAAGTAAACTCATTCCACTTCCTCCAGTACCAACACAGCCTGCTAAGGTTAACAATTCAATACCAGGACCAAGTGAG GGTTTGGATCCCAGCTGGTATGTAGGAAAGGTGACCAGACATCAAGCTGAAGTTGCTCTCAGAGAGGTGAACAAG GATGGGGCATTTGTGGTAAGGGACAGCTCACAAGGCGCGGTTGAGCACCCCTACACCCTGATGCTTTTGAAACAAGGCAAGGTTTACAACATTATGATTCGTAACCAAGGCAACTCCTACTCCCTCGGCACTGGCCTCAAAAACACCAAG